A single window of Providencia alcalifaciens DNA harbors:
- a CDS encoding galactose-1-epimerase, giving the protein MQFTKQQRHTLRTPKVVALTNKQGLKVILSSLGASWVSCILPLASGKRDIILGSPNMAAQMEQRVYFGATVGRVANRIANSTFDLEGCKYQLAHNQGAHCLHGGNDNFSYRVWSIAQPDQQQAIFTLVSSDGDQGFPGELKVEVHYELTDDNQVVINYRYQCNQDCPVNLTNYTYFNLAGEQSDRTAFEHDLQMQAVYFLPQDSEGLPTGEWREVTDTYFDFRKKKRIGFDFLQDEEQQAVGGYDHTFVFDESVVDGRQIVATLGSPNGDVQMNMVSTSPAIHLYTGNHLISVLGKSKTYTPFSGVVLAPQYPFDGLEHTESDGENPIIAKANHIYTSQTRYQFIF; this is encoded by the coding sequence ATGCAGTTTACCAAGCAACAACGTCACACTCTACGCACACCGAAGGTCGTAGCACTCACAAATAAACAGGGACTGAAAGTTATTTTGAGTAGTTTAGGTGCCAGCTGGGTGAGCTGTATATTACCGTTGGCGAGTGGTAAACGCGATATCATTTTAGGTTCACCTAATATGGCTGCTCAAATGGAGCAGCGAGTCTATTTTGGCGCAACGGTAGGGCGAGTCGCAAATCGCATTGCAAATTCCACTTTTGACCTTGAAGGATGTAAGTATCAACTTGCACATAATCAAGGTGCACATTGTCTGCATGGTGGGAATGATAACTTCAGTTATCGAGTATGGTCAATCGCTCAGCCTGACCAGCAGCAAGCGATTTTTACCCTTGTCTCTTCTGATGGTGACCAAGGTTTTCCGGGGGAGTTAAAAGTTGAAGTGCATTATGAGCTCACTGACGATAACCAAGTGGTCATTAATTACCGATATCAATGTAACCAAGATTGCCCTGTTAACTTGACTAATTACACCTATTTTAATCTTGCGGGTGAACAGTCTGATCGCACTGCATTTGAGCATGATCTCCAAATGCAGGCTGTGTATTTCTTGCCGCAGGATAGTGAAGGGCTCCCAACGGGGGAATGGCGTGAAGTCACTGACACTTATTTCGACTTTAGGAAAAAGAAACGCATTGGTTTTGACTTTTTACAAGATGAAGAGCAACAAGCGGTAGGTGGATACGACCATACTTTTGTGTTTGATGAGTCAGTCGTTGATGGGCGACAAATTGTGGCGACATTGGGCTCTCCCAATGGTGATGTGCAAATGAATATGGTGAGTACATCACCTGCAATCCATTTGTATACGGGGAACCATTTAATCTCCGTTTTAGGTAAAAGCAAAACCTATACGCCATTCTCTGGGGTAGTGTTGGCTCCACAATACCCATTTGATGGTTTAGAACATACAGAATCAGATGGCGAAAACCCTATTATTGCCAAAGCTAATCATATTTATACCAGCCAAACTCGCTATCAATTTATTTTTTAG
- a CDS encoding cation diffusion facilitator family transporter — MHKHEIPASGKNEFELQQEKFKAAKKSTLISVAVNTLLSIWQIIVGIFSHSSGLIADGIHTLSDLVADFVVLIANKKSHKKPDADHPYGHFRYENGASLILGIILLIVGVGMGWSAVEKMINPDLIPEVHTIALVAALTALVAKEGLFRYMLHVANKVNSSMLVANAWHARSDAASSLVVAIGIIGSLCGIRILDPIAALIVGTFVFRMGFKFTYQSMQDLMDKGADEETLEQISDVLRGIPGVKGFHDLKTRKSGDFFLVDVHLELDGQMTILEGHDIAVNVRKQLMKNPQILDVMTHLDPYDKDCLH, encoded by the coding sequence ATGCATAAACATGAAATTCCAGCTTCTGGGAAAAATGAATTCGAATTACAACAAGAGAAATTTAAAGCCGCAAAAAAAAGTACATTGATCAGTGTGGCTGTAAATACACTGTTGTCTATTTGGCAAATTATTGTCGGTATATTTTCTCACTCATCAGGATTAATTGCTGATGGTATTCATACACTTTCGGATTTAGTTGCAGACTTTGTTGTCCTTATTGCGAATAAAAAAAGTCATAAAAAACCTGATGCTGACCACCCATATGGCCATTTTCGTTATGAAAATGGGGCATCCCTTATTTTAGGGATTATTTTGTTGATCGTAGGTGTGGGGATGGGGTGGTCCGCGGTCGAAAAAATGATTAACCCAGACTTAATCCCAGAAGTTCATACGATTGCATTAGTCGCTGCACTAACAGCTTTGGTTGCGAAAGAAGGCTTATTCCGCTACATGCTCCATGTGGCAAATAAAGTAAATTCAAGCATGTTAGTGGCGAATGCTTGGCATGCACGTTCTGATGCAGCCTCTTCATTAGTGGTCGCTATCGGGATTATTGGTAGTTTATGCGGTATCCGCATTCTTGACCCCATTGCCGCTTTAATTGTGGGGACATTCGTTTTCCGTATGGGGTTCAAATTCACTTATCAGTCTATGCAAGATTTAATGGATAAAGGGGCTGATGAAGAAACACTCGAACAAATCAGCGATGTTCTTCGAGGTATTCCGGGCGTTAAAGGATTCCATGATTTGAAAACACGCAAATCTGGCGACTTTTTCCTCGTGGATGTTCACTTAGAATTAGATGGCCAAATGACAATTCTAGAAGGGCATGATATTGCTGTGAACGTACGGAAACAGTTAATGAAAAATCCACAAATACTGGATGTTATGACCCACTTAGATCCTTACGATAAAGATTGTTTGCATTGA
- a CDS encoding universal stress protein, with protein sequence MYKKILVPIDLLEDDLNSNIIKHVEDLATLGKPEIHFFSVIPSVELFFGIEVAILPESHKNSAERATLAMRALEEVIKDTKIPDSQITCQVSIGSAKDEILDYAKTINADLIVVGSHHPSTSTYLLGSTASAIVRHAQTSVFVVR encoded by the coding sequence ATGTATAAGAAAATATTGGTTCCTATTGATCTGTTAGAAGATGATTTAAATTCAAACATCATCAAACATGTGGAAGATTTGGCAACACTAGGTAAGCCTGAGATTCATTTTTTCTCGGTGATCCCGAGTGTAGAATTGTTTTTTGGTATTGAAGTCGCTATTTTACCTGAAAGTCATAAAAATTCGGCTGAGCGTGCAACACTCGCAATGCGGGCATTAGAAGAAGTGATCAAAGATACTAAAATTCCAGACTCTCAAATTACATGCCAAGTAAGCATTGGTTCAGCAAAAGATGAAATTTTAGATTACGCAAAAACCATTAATGCTGACCTGATTGTCGTCGGTTCTCATCATCCAAGCACATCCACTTATTTATTAGGTTCGACTGCATCCGCCATTGTGCGTCATGCTCAAACATCAGTGTTTGTCGTTCGTTAA
- the eco gene encoding serine protease inhibitor ecotin — MKKAILSVMAAVAVSSCAMATEDLGKIAPYPKAESGMTRHVIQLDTQQNEYDYMVELVIGKTIKADCNRQWFSGDLEEKTLEGWGYNYYKLEEVKGPASTLMACSEPAKDRFITTQLGDEAFVRYNSKLPIVVYAPKDMEVKYRIWSTDDKLMNSAKK, encoded by the coding sequence ATGAAAAAAGCGATTTTGTCTGTAATGGCTGCGGTGGCAGTGTCTTCTTGTGCAATGGCGACTGAAGATTTAGGAAAGATCGCGCCATACCCGAAAGCAGAATCGGGTATGACTCGTCATGTGATCCAGCTTGATACTCAGCAAAATGAATATGACTACATGGTTGAGCTGGTTATCGGTAAAACCATCAAAGCGGATTGTAACCGTCAATGGTTCTCAGGAGATTTAGAAGAAAAAACCTTAGAGGGTTGGGGTTACAACTATTACAAGCTAGAGGAAGTGAAAGGACCAGCTTCAACGTTGATGGCGTGTAGCGAACCTGCAAAAGATCGCTTTATTACCACTCAGTTAGGTGATGAGGCATTTGTTCGTTATAACAGCAAACTCCCAATTGTTGTTTATGCGCCAAAAGATATGGAAGTGAAATACCGTATTTGGTCGACAGACGATAAATTAATGAACTCTGCTAAGAAATAA
- a CDS encoding DUF465 domain-containing protein: MLSADQDLVSQLISTHPRFQSLYEKHHQLDKEISKLEGPSGAGYNEQVAKLKKEKLHLKDEMQRIMQTSR; this comes from the coding sequence ATGTTATCTGCTGATCAAGATTTAGTTTCACAATTAATCTCCACACATCCCCGCTTTCAATCTCTCTATGAGAAGCATCACCAGTTAGATAAAGAAATTAGCAAGCTTGAAGGGCCTTCAGGTGCCGGCTATAACGAACAGGTTGCCAAACTTAAAAAAGAAAAACTACATCTAAAAGATGAAATGCAGAGAATAATGCAAACCAGTCGATAA
- a CDS encoding nitrous oxide-stimulated promoter family protein: MVGKRISREIVTIDKMIKIYEKAHPAPADAPEHYQTLFSYAIKRLKKCRYGEEKPACKQCPIHCYQPKQREQMKIIMRWAGPKMLYCHPILAIRHLIDDKKPVPELTPRKRTTSNRGE, encoded by the coding sequence ATGGTGGGTAAAAGAATATCTCGGGAAATCGTAACGATAGACAAAATGATAAAAATCTATGAAAAGGCGCACCCTGCTCCTGCAGACGCTCCTGAACATTACCAAACACTTTTTTCCTATGCGATTAAACGCCTAAAAAAATGCCGTTATGGTGAAGAGAAACCAGCCTGTAAACAGTGTCCTATACATTGCTATCAACCGAAGCAACGTGAGCAAATGAAAATTATTATGCGCTGGGCTGGACCAAAGATGCTTTATTGTCACCCCATCTTAGCAATCCGCCATCTTATTGATGATAAAAAACCAGTCCCCGAATTAACACCAAGAAAACGCACAACATCTAATAGGGGTGAATAA